The Peromyscus leucopus breed LL Stock chromosome 4, UCI_PerLeu_2.1, whole genome shotgun sequence genome segment GGGACGCTCTGCTTCATGGAAGCAAAGGGGCTGAGGTAATGGACCACAGAGAGCCCTGGCTCTCTACTTGATACCGTTAGAGGGAAAGAGGCCTTTTCTCAGGGCCAAGGGGACAGTATTAGGAAGATGATTGAGGAGTCCCAGAGAGGAGACGAGCTCTGATTGGCGATGACGATGGCGTTTTTAAAGACCATGTTATTCATTGGCAGCAGAGACCGGAAAAGACCAaaagaggccagagggcatcTTGATCAAGGCTCCAATCTGTCAGTCAGCTAGTTGTGAGGTGGATAggttctggaggaggaggaggctcatCTTCAGGGGGCTGAATCAGGCCAGGGATCCCAAGTGAGGCTGGACTTCAGAGTCTGGGAGAAGCAGCTTGAACCATGGAACCTGGTAGAAAACCAGAGGGCAAAGGGTGAGGGGGACGGCCCAGACTTGGACGAGGCAAAAGTGACCCCGAAAGAAGGGTCAGTGACTCCAGCTGGCTTCCCTGAGTGAGGCCAGGAGAGCGAAGGAGCAGAGTCAATCATGCTAAGAGAAAGTGAATAAGAGAAAGGAACTGCTGCAAGCCTGTGACTCCACAGTGCCCTTTCTTACAAGGGAGATCCTTGTGTGCTTTCTGGTGCTGGCCAGAGGCAGAAGACAGAGAACCCAGGACGAAGTCTTTGCAGAGGGGTCTTGCTTTGGTAGCAGCATAAATCTACCCAAACAAGACAAGTGGATTGTTGGAGAGAAATCCACTGTTAGCCTGAGCAGGAGTCAGGGGAGAGGCATGTCTCATTCCCACACCTCTCCTCAGGAGACTCATAGGGGTTCGAAGGCCCCACCTGCTTATCGGGTAATTTGGGGGGGTTCTCTATTGGAGTAGGTACTACGAGACTGGCAGCATCCGGCCTGGAGTGATCGGGGGCTCCAAGCCCAAGGTGGCCACTCCCAAGGTGGTGGAGAAGATAGGGGACTACAAGCGGCAGAATCCTACCATGTTCGCTTGGGAGATCCGGGACCGGCTCCTGGCAGAAGGCGTTTGTGACAATGACACTGTACCCAGTGTCAGCTCCATCAACAGGTGAGAGACAGCGGCTTCCGGCCCCCTCCTAGGTTCTGGAAGATTCCTGTAAGAAACATGAAGGGCCTGGCCTGGGTAGAGTGGGGGTTTTGGAAGAGCCTTTGCTTTGAAGAATCAGGCAGGAGCTCCCAGGCCTGGCACATGTCACCTCCTCTCAGCCTTCTCCTGCTCATGTTATGGAGTCCCCCTCTGTCCCCACACTCTGCTGTGCCGTATCGTGTCCCCTTCCTTAAACACTCTGTCCTTTTTCATTCCATGGAAGAAACTTCTTGAGCAGATCCTTTCCTGAGCCTCACTGGCATACTTAGTTACTTGTTCACTTTTTCAATCATTTGCTCACTGCCTCCAtcattcatttactcactcattcattcacacataACTCATGCATTTCTTCTGTGTTAGTTCCCAGAACACAAAATCCCTGTCCTTGTGGAGCTTATGATCTAAtgagaacacagacacagagtaCCCACAAAGACATGGCAAAAACGCAGTTACCTGTCCTGATGAGGCTAGGAGCCTGGTGGCATGTGGGCTAGCCTATGGTAACCTGTTTTAGGGAAGTCATGAAGGCTTTTCCCTAAGTAAGAAGCAGTGAGTAGGAATTAACTAGGTGGAAAGCGTTACCAGATGaactctgcagcacacacagaagCCTGTGGCTAATGAGAGCTTGCACAGGAGATGAAAGTCAGTTAAGAGACAAGAACATGAAGTATACTGAGCATAAGATGCCAGAAGAAACTGTCCCCAAGAAGCCTGTGGTCCCCTTAACAGATCCCCGCCTTTAACGCATGTACGGAGGGCATCCAGTAGTGTGTTTTAAGCAGGAAGCTGATTTGTATTTGAAAAAGCTCACTCTGGctgaaaaggagagaaacaattgGATAGATCATGTGGGGTGGGTCACTTCGATTCTGTAGAGGAACAGAgcagatggtggcacacactcggATGTTCACAATGAGATACAAAACAAGATCAATTCTGGGGAGGCTATCGAGGTCAAATTGGCAGAACCCTGTTAAGCTGCATCTGTATCTCTGCCTTGAGAGGCCCATGTTTTTAGTCACAACACGGGGCATGGAGAAACATGAGGTGAGGTCATAGTTTGATGGCTGACTCATTGGGTTGGAGACACATATAAGTGgctgctgggcagcagtggtgtatgcctttaatcccagcactcgggaggcagaggcaggcagatctctgtgagttcgaggccagcctgggctatagagtgagttccaaagctacacagagaaaccctgtgtcaaaaaaccaaaaccaatatatatatgtgGGTTGCCATATAGGTGACTGGATCCTGGATAGCCATAGCTCCTATTCctatttcctcctctttctctaacAGTCCTTCTGCTTCCTCGCAGAATCATTCGAACCAAAGTGCAGCAGCCGTTCAACCTTCCCATGGACAGCTGCGTGGCCACCAAGTCCCTGAGCCCAGGACACACACTGAGTGAGTGCTCAGGGATGTGGCTGTTCCTACACCTTTGAATGTAGACCCAATCCCCACACCCCTGCAAACACagatgcatacagacacacaagaaCATGTGAGTGCTCGCATGTTTGGATACAGACTGGGTTTGTACCCTGAGACAAAGTCTACTTCCACGCTCATGGGAGACTcgcaggaaggggggggggaatggacACACTTCAGACAAACATCCTTCTAGGAATCCCTTCCCGCCAGCAGGCCCTTGGAGTGAAGGACTCTAGCTCTCCAGGGCCTCGGTCCACAGCATGGCTTTGAACCCACGGCAGCAGCAGGGGCTGCGGGGAGTATCACCTCCCGCTTCCGACCTTCCCTTTGCTCCTTTGCAGTTCCCAGCTCCGCTGTAACGCCCCCAGAGTCACCCCAGTCAGATTCCTTGGGCTCTACCTACTCTATCAACGGACTCCTGGGAATCGCTCAGCCTGGCAGTGACAACAAGAGAAAGATGGATGACAGTGAgttctcgggggggggggggggggggacctgggGGTGGTACGAGACACAGGACGCCACTTTGCTCAAGCTTTGAGAGGAAGGCGGGGCCTTTCCTTCGGCCCAGGACGGGGTAGGGTTCTGAAACCCCCTCTTCACAGGAGCACGGGTCCTTCCTCTTGCTGGCCCTTTCCCTACCTTCTCAGCTTTGTCTGCTCCTCTGCTTTGGCCACTTGGTCTGGTGGCTTGGTAGAGGGGTCCCCTGAGAgctttcttcctgcctgcctggggGCACTAGGTGACCAGGACAGCTGTCGGCTGAGCATCGActcccagagcagcagcagcggtCCCCGAAAGCACCTTCGGACAGACGCCTTTAGCCAGCACCACCTGGAGCCGCTTGACTGCCCATTTGAGCGGCAGCACTACTCGGAGGCTTATGCCTCCCCCAGCCACACCAAAGGCGAGCAGGTAAGAAGGTGGGGTGCAGGACATAGGCAGAGTAGGCAAGGACCAGAGCAAAGTATGAACTCTAGCCATCAAAACACTCCAAATTGCTCCTATGGGCTCAGGGCACTCACGTGATGCAACGTCCAGCTGCAGGCATGCCTTGTTCACAAGATGTCTTGCCCTCTTCTCTCTGAATCTGAACGCTGAACCTAGTTTTTGCAGGCAGGGCCATCCTTTTGCAATCTATGGCTTCCTCCAACAATAGAATCACACCCTTCTGATGATGACCTCAATAGCACACCTAGCCCCACCTCAATCTTTCCCTTTTCACAGCCTGGGAGTCAGTGTGACTCATGTGCTCAAGTACACCGACCTCATTCACACCTCTCTGCCCTGGCACACCATGTGCCCTCCTGGTAGAATGCTTTTCTTCTCACTGCTCCACCTGGAAAAACACCAGCTGGCTGTAATGACTCAGCTCAACTGCCCTCTCCACGAATTTGTCCCGGCCCCTCACCTACGATTCACCCCTCTGGCCCGTCATCCTTTTTGTCTCACATGCGGCTTCTGTTGACTTCACAGTTCATCCTAATAATCCAGCGGGCAGGGGGTAAAGGCAACAGACTTCTTAAGGACAGGGCAGCCTCTTGAGACACCCCTGCCCTCATCTCTAGAGccaactattattattattatttattaatactaCTTTTTTGTGGTgatggagatcaaacccagggcttcacacacacTAGATGAGCCCTCTACCTTTGAGTAACATCCCAAGCCCAGGATTTTAATGGCTACGCAACAAAGGTATATCAAATAGATGAACCAATGAATAAATTGAGAAATCAAGAATGCTTAAGACACAGCTATAGGAAGTTTTCCTCCCCAGAGCTTAGAATGGGTTACAATGGGATGGCTTCTGGAAAAAGCAGACAGAGATATGAACATTGCCACGCTGTGGCCAACAAATACCACGTAATGCTATCAACCACTGATAGGCATTTAATATGTCAATGGTTCCAATGTCTGTCTCCCTTCATCCCATCTAGTCAAATAGTTCAGGAAACTCTTTGGGGTATGGCCTATCACTCCTCTTGGCTTGAGGCAAGTCTATAagcacacctttaagacctgagGGAGACAATGATGATGCTAACAAGCAGTTGAAACATTGCCAATGAACGGCTGGGTTGCTGGCCCCGCGCCAACCCCCACAGCTGGGTAGGCAATATGCGTCAGTGATTTTTATCAGCCTTGGCTATGACAGCTGTGAATGGTGTAGACAAAGTTGGCTATCAGCAGACCCAGGGAGAAGGCCTGGGTGCACATCTGATAATCAGAGCATGTCTCTAAGAGGCAATTGTTGAGCCTGCAGGAAGCTCATTCTATGGTGGTGAGCCTGCAAAATGCAAAGGGCATAAACTAGCTACCCTTGGAGAATAATGAAGCCCCAAAAGGAGACCCTTGGTATCCACTAGGTCCTAGAGCCATTTTCTGGCTTCACCCACAAGTCTTCCGAAGGACCTTACTTGGTTAGAGTGAGCCCTTGTGCCATGCTGGTGGGTATGCATGGAGGCTCTTAGGATGAGAGACTCTTAGAACTACAGGAGACTTGGAGGCCACACAGCCTAGCTTTTCAATTTTTATGAGGATTACTCAGGGCCTGGAGAATGGGAGGACTTGGGGGAAGCAGATGATTGCAGAGTTTAGGACTGCCAACCCTAGTTTCATTAATAGGGATTGATCTACCCTTACTTATTTTTGACATGACAATTCCATGGATGTTCCCCCTTGCCACCCTCCTTGGTTGGGTcctttgttttgttggggttttttttgtttttttttttttttggttttttgagacagggtttctctgtatacctttgcacctttcctggaactcactctatagcccaggctggccttgaactcacagagatccacctgcctctgcctcccaagtgctgggattaaaagcgtgcaccaccaccacctggctcttgtttttttgttttgttttgttttgtttttttaatgagacggggtttttctgtgtagctttgactgtcctgaaactggctttgtagaccaggctaccctcaaactcacagacatccgacTGCatttgcttcccgagtgctgggattaaaggtgtgtgctggggCATTCTTATGCAATGACTAAATAAAACAAGACCATTTGAAAATCATTAAACTTGTTTAAGCCCTTAGCCTAGGGAACTAAACTGAAGCCCAATCCAGTGTCCCTCAGCTGCTCCTTCATTCACTCATCAAGCTGCATTGTGAAGGGCAGAGAGCACCCAGCCTGAGCCTTGCTCTTTGGCTTATCGTGTCTGTGCCACCCAGAAGGAACATGCTCTTTCACCCAGGCAGATAAAGCATCGTGTCTTTGGGAGACAAGCCGGTACTGATACCTGGTCGTAGCATGGGATGAAGACACACACTTCTTTCTGGAAAATCAACAAGGGTGAAAGTGACCCCATTTCCTTCTGCAGTGTCACCCCCGGTGTTGTTAGAAGTCTGAGTAGCTCTTCCTCTGTATTTTAAGCCCACCACCGTATAAATcaacagagtgagagagaaggtTGTGAAGACAGGCCAAGAATGTGGCAGTTACTGACTCTTCCTATGGTAGTAAAATACGTCTATCATCACTTCTTGCTGGACATCTATGCTTGCTGAGTGTTCTGTGCCAAGCAACACTTTATTTAAAATCACAGTTAATATTTAATCAGTCGTGTGCAGTAAATTCTAGGACCCTTATACTtaaaggtaggaaaaaaaaaaatcaaggctcgGAGAGTTCAAACAGACCACAGCTCCCTGCAGACTGCAGAATCAAAACCCTAGGTCATTTTAGCTCTGAATCATTACCCTTTCCTGGCCCCAATTCAAGTTcaaatccagaaaacaaaacaaaaaacccagtcaTCGTTGGCATGTTTAAGAAAGTAAATGCAACACCACCCAAACCTCTAACTATatagctttccttttctctttggccTGGATTTGGAACAGAAACTTGATTTTGAGTAAGTGTTTTGCTGTCAAATCAACAAGACGTTTGAAACTTTTCTCACACTCTCTAGAAATTAGGTATTTTATTCAGTTTCATTAGAATCTAGCTCTGAGCGACTCCACCCTGCCTCTAAGTAGGCCCCCTCGGCAGGATGGAACCAGAGTGCCATTTAGTCAGTAATTGCTGCTACATGCTGATGGTGCCCTGGTGGCCTCCAGAATTgactgcagcttccaaaagtgcCCTGCATGCAACTGGAAAGCATTGTGACTCCTTGGAGAACTGAGCTCAATGGAAATTACTGAAAACAATTGTCTTCAGCAGAACTGTTATATAACCATGGACCGTTCCTTGATTCTAGTCTTGTACAACAGTTCGTAGAGTGCTTTTATAAAatgtgtgccctgtgtgtgtggagtggaTGTGAGCTGTCTCTCCCTGGGAAGGGC includes the following:
- the Pax8 gene encoding paired box protein Pax-8 isoform X3, with amino-acid sequence MPHNSIRSGHGGLNQLGGAFVNGRPLPEVVRQRIVDLAHQGVRPCDISRQLRVSHGCVSKILGSRYYETGSIRPGVIGGSKPKVATPKVVEKIGDYKRQNPTMFAWEIRDRLLAEGVCDNDTVPSVSSINRIIRTKVQQPFNLPMDSCVATKSLSPGHTLIPSSAVTPPESPQSDSLGSTYSINGLLGIAQPGSDNKRKMDDSDQDSCRLSIDSQSSSSGPRKHLRTDAFSQHHLEPLDCPFERQHYSEAYASPSHTKGEQGLYPLPLLNSALDDGKATLTPSNTPLGRNLSTHQTYPVVAGREMVGPTLPGYPPHIPTSGQGSYASSAIAGMVAGSEYSGNAYSHTPYSSYSEAWRFPNSSLLSSPYYYSSTTRPSAPPTSATAFDHL
- the Pax8 gene encoding paired box protein Pax-8 isoform X4; its protein translation is MPHNSIRSGHGGLNQLGGAFVNGRPLPEVVRQRIVDLAHQGVRPCDISRQLRVSHGCVSKILGRYYETGSIRPGVIGGSKPKVATPKVVEKIGDYKRQNPTMFAWEIRDRLLAEGVCDNDTVPSVSSINRIIRTKVQQPFNLPMDSCVATKSLSPGHTLIPSSAVTPPESPQSDSLGSTYSINGLLGIAQPGSDNKRKMDDSDQDSCRLSIDSQSSSSGPRKHLRTDAFSQHHLEPLDCPFERQHYSEAYASPSHTKGEQGLYPLPLLNSALDDGKATLTPSNTPLGRNLSTHQTYPVVAGREMVGPTLPGYPPHIPTSGQGSYASSAIAGMVAGSEYSGNAYSHTPYSSYSEAWRFPNSSLLSSPYYYSSTTRPSAPPTSATAFDHL